The Nitratidesulfovibrio sp. DNA segment AGCCACGGGCACGTCGAAGCTGGCGTCGTAGCCGGTCATGGTCACGAAGCCGGACAGCACGGGCCGCCTGCCGCCGTCGGCATCGCGGTCGAAGCCGTCGAAGCCGGGGTCGATGAAGGCGCGGGTCAGCTGGCGGGCGCGGTCCGCCCGAAAATTGAAGAAGAACACGCCGTCGCCATCGGACACCCGGCCCACGGGCACGCCGTCTTGCGCGACCACGCGGGGGGTGATGAACTCGTCGGTCTCGCCCGCCGCATAGGCCGCGCGTACGGCCTCGGCCAGCGAGCCTGCGCCAGCCTCCACCAGGGTGCCCTTGCCGCCGGTCACACCAGTAAGGGCCGTCCACGCCAGCGCGTTGCGCTCGTAGCGCTTGTCGCGGTCCATGGCGTAGTAGCGCCCGGTCAGGGTGGCGATGCGCCCCCAGCCCGCGTCACGCAAAATGGCTTCCAGGTCGGCCACGTAGCCCGCGCCGCTGGTGGGCGAGGTGTCGCGCCCGTCCAGAAAGGCATGTATCAGTACGGGAATGTTGCGGGCCCTGGCCGCTTCGACCAGGGGGCGCAGGTGGCGGATATGGCTGTGCACCCCGCCATCGGAGAGCAGGCCCATCAGGTGCAGCCGCCCGCCCTTTGCGGCTATGGATTGCAGCAGGCCGCACAGGGCGGGGTTGCCCGCCAGTTCGCCGTTTTCTGCGGCGATGTCGATGCGGGTCAGGTCCTGATAGACCACCCGCCCCGCGCCGATGTTCATGTGGCCAACTTCGGAGTTGCCCATGAACCCGTCGGGCAGGCCCACGTCACGCCCGGAGCAGGCCAGCGTGGTGCGCGAGGGCAGCGCCGTGAGCCGATCAAGGTTGGGGGTGCGCGCCAGCGACACCGCGTTGCCCGGCCCGGCCGGGGCAATGCCCCAGCCGTCCAGGATCAGCAGTACCGTGGGGGTCGGACCCTGCCCCTGCCCCGGTCCGGCACCCGGCGTGCTCACTGGGCTTCTCCGTCGCCCTTGGGCGCGGCGGGTTTGCGGCTGCGCGCGCGGGGCTTGGGGTCCTCCGCGTCCGCATCGGCGGACGAGGTGGCCGCGCGCTTGGTGGTCACGGCGGCGGCGCGAGCGCCAGCCACCTTGCCCGCCATGCGGCGCACGCCGCTGTGGGTGCCCGCCGAGGTGGTGGCGGCCTCCACCGGCGGGGCCAGTTCACGCCCGTCATGCAGCACCGGCGCGTCCGACCACAGGCTTTCCAGCCGGAACATTTCGCGTACCGGAGGCTGGAAGACGTTGATGATCACGTCGTTGCAGTCGAGCAGAATCCACTGTCCGGCCTGGTAGCCTTCCATGCGCAGGAATTCGATCTTTTCGTCGTCGCACATGCCCAGCACGTGGTCGGCCAGGCCCTGCGCGTGACGCACGGAACCGGCGGTGACGATGATGATGGACTCGGCAAAGGCGTTCATGCCCGCAAGGTCCAGGGCCAGCACGTCGCGGCCCTTCTTTTCTTCCAGCCAGCCGACGAAGGTGGCCACCTTC contains these protein-coding regions:
- the gpmI gene encoding 2,3-bisphosphoglycerate-independent phosphoglycerate mutase, with product MSTPGAGPGQGQGPTPTVLLILDGWGIAPAGPGNAVSLARTPNLDRLTALPSRTTLACSGRDVGLPDGFMGNSEVGHMNIGAGRVVYQDLTRIDIAAENGELAGNPALCGLLQSIAAKGGRLHLMGLLSDGGVHSHIRHLRPLVEAARARNIPVLIHAFLDGRDTSPTSGAGYVADLEAILRDAGWGRIATLTGRYYAMDRDKRYERNALAWTALTGVTGGKGTLVEAGAGSLAEAVRAAYAAGETDEFITPRVVAQDGVPVGRVSDGDGVFFFNFRADRARQLTRAFIDPGFDGFDRDADGGRRPVLSGFVTMTGYDASFDVPVAFGKDNLAMTIGEVVSSMGLRQLRIAETEKYAHVTYFLNCGREEPFPGEERRMVASPRDVATYDLKPAMSAVEVTDLLLEEWRQGGYHLVVCNLANCDMVGHTGIIPAAIAAVETVDACVGRIAEAVLGAGGRLIVTADHGNAEELLDGAGNPQTAHTTNRVHCVVAEREAANPDGMRMLRLRGDGRLGDIAPTILELWGVDKPDLMTGTSLIVPDPEMREDGDTEAA
- the rsfS gene encoding ribosome silencing factor codes for the protein MKPIEKKFKDIPTAEKVATFVGWLEEKKGRDVLALDLAGMNAFAESIIIVTAGSVRHAQGLADHVLGMCDDEKIEFLRMEGYQAGQWILLDCNDVIINVFQPPVREMFRLESLWSDAPVLHDGRELAPPVEAATTSAGTHSGVRRMAGKVAGARAAAVTTKRAATSSADADAEDPKPRARSRKPAAPKGDGEAQ